One Thermomicrobiales bacterium genomic region harbors:
- a CDS encoding pyridoxamine 5'-phosphate oxidase family protein yields the protein MSIVEEVSVIERLRSRQLTTIEEVYAINGEPNDLILQKHTSYLTPLLEQFIAAAPFFMIATSDAEGNVDVSPKGDPKSSVKILDARTMVIPDRLGNRRVDGHRNILQNPHIGLIFVVPAVEETVRVNGRAFLTDDPAMLESMQVQGKVPKLATVVEIDEVYVHCSRSFLRAGLWKTETWPDPDTIPTIGAMMAEQKGWEPPDESQGKRQEEYRKVLY from the coding sequence ATGTCGATTGTCGAGGAAGTCAGCGTCATCGAGCGATTGCGTAGCCGTCAGCTCACCACGATCGAAGAGGTCTACGCGATCAACGGTGAGCCGAACGACCTGATCCTCCAGAAGCACACGTCCTATCTGACGCCGCTGCTCGAACAATTCATCGCGGCGGCGCCTTTCTTCATGATCGCCACCTCGGACGCTGAGGGAAATGTCGATGTCTCGCCGAAGGGCGACCCCAAGAGCTCGGTGAAGATTCTCGACGCACGCACCATGGTCATTCCCGACCGGTTGGGGAACCGCCGCGTCGATGGGCATCGCAATATTCTGCAAAACCCGCATATCGGCCTGATTTTCGTCGTACCCGCGGTGGAAGAAACCGTGCGCGTCAACGGACGGGCATTCCTGACCGACGATCCCGCGATGCTGGAATCGATGCAGGTGCAGGGAAAGGTTCCGAAATTGGCCACGGTCGTGGAGATCGACGAGGTCTATGTCCACTGCTCGCGCTCGTTCTTGCGCGCCGGGCTGTGGAAAACCGAGACCTGGCCCGACCCGGACACCATCCCCACCATCGGCGCCATGATGGCCGAACAAAAGGGCTGGGAACCGCCAGACGAATCCCAGGGCAAACGGCAAGAGGAGTATCGGAAGGTCTTGTATTAG
- a CDS encoding MFS transporter, with the protein MASSSPRAHVGSTVILLTLAAGQFVMTLDSSVMNVSIATVAADVGTTVTGIQTAITLYTLVMASLMIIGGKIGAKIGYRRAFMIGCLVYGAGSLVTAVSQSLPVLLAGWSILEGVGATLILPSIVALVAVNFDASERPKAFGIVSAAGAMAVAAGPLIGGFMTTYFSWRWVFVGEVVGIAVIFFIARRLSDPERETESPLDLTGAVLTATGLAISVFGVLRSSSWGWVRSKPGALELFGISATFWFIVVGLLILWLLLQWENRLERDGRTPLIRPSMFRNERLTSGMTMFFFQYLIQSGVFFVIPLFLSIVLGLSALDTGVRLLPLSLSLLVAALGVPKFFPNVSPRLAVRVGVLCMLGGVLLLLSGIDLDAGVEIVAVPLLLLGAGIGTLASQLGSVTVSSVPDSQSSEVGGLQNTATNLGASLGTALAGSVLIAVLTSSLLGGLQTNGDVPPSVTLSATTQLASGAPFVSDAALQQALDKAGITGVEQNAIVDANRRARIDALDASLALIAVAAVLALFAAQRIQTTQPGDPDSGAGLPAAG; encoded by the coding sequence ATGGCTTCATCCTCGCCGAGGGCGCATGTCGGCTCCACCGTTATCTTGCTGACCCTGGCGGCTGGGCAGTTCGTGATGACGCTCGATAGCTCGGTCATGAACGTGTCCATCGCAACGGTAGCAGCCGACGTGGGCACGACCGTTACCGGGATCCAGACCGCAATCACGCTGTACACGCTGGTCATGGCGTCGCTGATGATCATCGGCGGGAAGATCGGGGCCAAGATTGGCTACCGAAGAGCGTTCATGATTGGGTGTCTTGTCTACGGCGCCGGCTCGCTCGTAACGGCCGTTTCGCAAAGCCTGCCTGTGCTGCTCGCCGGATGGTCGATTCTCGAAGGCGTTGGCGCCACGCTCATTTTGCCGTCGATTGTTGCGTTGGTTGCAGTCAACTTCGATGCGAGTGAACGCCCCAAGGCGTTCGGCATCGTTTCGGCAGCCGGCGCCATGGCCGTGGCCGCGGGCCCACTGATCGGTGGCTTCATGACGACCTATTTCTCATGGCGCTGGGTGTTCGTCGGTGAGGTTGTCGGCATCGCCGTCATCTTCTTCATCGCGCGTAGATTGAGCGATCCAGAGCGGGAGACTGAGTCGCCACTTGACCTGACCGGCGCCGTGCTGACGGCCACCGGCCTGGCGATTTCGGTCTTTGGAGTTTTGCGCTCCTCGTCCTGGGGTTGGGTTCGATCCAAACCGGGTGCGCTAGAACTCTTCGGGATTTCAGCCACCTTTTGGTTCATTGTCGTTGGTTTGCTGATCCTCTGGTTGTTGCTGCAATGGGAGAACCGGCTGGAACGGGACGGAAGAACGCCGCTGATTCGGCCGTCGATGTTCAGGAACGAGCGACTGACCAGCGGCATGACCATGTTCTTCTTCCAGTACCTGATTCAGTCCGGTGTGTTCTTCGTTATTCCGCTTTTCCTTTCGATCGTGTTGGGGCTCTCGGCACTCGATACTGGCGTTCGCTTGTTGCCGCTTTCGCTGTCCCTCCTGGTTGCGGCGCTGGGGGTGCCGAAGTTCTTCCCGAATGTCTCGCCGCGACTGGCCGTTCGGGTGGGCGTGCTCTGCATGCTGGGCGGCGTGCTGTTGCTGCTGTCGGGTATCGATCTGGATGCCGGCGTCGAGATCGTTGCCGTTCCGCTGTTGTTGCTCGGCGCGGGAATCGGCACGCTGGCCTCCCAGTTGGGAAGTGTCACGGTTTCATCCGTCCCGGACAGCCAAAGCTCGGAGGTGGGCGGCTTGCAGAATACCGCTACGAATCTGGGCGCGTCGCTCGGTACCGCACTGGCGGGATCGGTATTGATCGCGGTGCTGACATCCTCATTGCTGGGCGGACTGCAGACCAATGGCGACGTTCCCCCGAGTGTCACCTTGTCGGCAACGACGCAGCTCGCGAGCGGTGCTCCTTTCGTCTCGGACGCCGCCCTGCAGCAGGCATTGGATAAGGCCGGCATCACCGGTGTGGAACAGAACGCGATTGTGGACGCCAACCGTCGCGCCCGTATCGATGCGCTCGATGCCTCGCTCGCGCTGATTGCAGTCGCCGCAGTACTCGCGCTGTTTGCTGCCCAGCGAATTCAGACCACACAGCCCGGCGACCCAGACAGCGGCGCCGGCCTTCCAGCCGCTGGTTGA
- a CDS encoding carbohydrate ABC transporter permease, whose translation MSATAPAYSHKKKGHFSLGRILLYGFVTLTALVWMVPLLGALYASLRPFAETVQNGFFSKPDTLTLDNYRNAWAQGDIARKYWNTALILVPALVCTLFFSSMVAFICSRFTWRFNIFMLCLFTAGNLLPQQIIIQPLFQMYNRIPLPDWMSNSGKLNGSTWGIILIHIAFQSGFCTFVLSNYMKLLPKSLNEAARIDGAGVWKQYWQIIMPLTLPALAALATLEFTWIYNDFFWAVVLEQQGADRPITSSLANLGGEFFTDDNLIAAASVFVALPTLVVYFALQRYFISGLTIGAEKG comes from the coding sequence ATGAGCGCTACGGCTCCGGCATACAGCCACAAGAAGAAGGGCCACTTCAGCCTTGGGCGGATTCTCCTGTATGGGTTCGTCACGCTCACCGCGCTCGTCTGGATGGTGCCGCTGCTCGGCGCGCTCTATGCGTCGCTCCGGCCCTTCGCCGAGACCGTGCAGAACGGATTCTTCTCGAAACCGGACACCCTGACGCTCGACAACTACCGCAATGCCTGGGCGCAGGGCGATATCGCGCGCAAGTACTGGAACACTGCGCTCATCCTGGTGCCGGCGCTGGTCTGCACGCTCTTCTTTTCCAGCATGGTGGCGTTCATCTGCAGCCGGTTTACCTGGCGCTTCAATATCTTCATGCTCTGCCTGTTCACGGCGGGCAACCTGCTGCCGCAGCAGATCATCATCCAGCCCCTCTTTCAGATGTACAACCGAATCCCCCTGCCGGACTGGATGTCCAACTCCGGCAAACTGAACGGCAGCACCTGGGGGATCATTCTGATCCATATTGCCTTCCAGAGCGGTTTCTGCACCTTCGTGCTGAGTAACTACATGAAGCTGTTGCCGAAATCGCTGAACGAAGCGGCGCGCATCGATGGCGCCGGGGTTTGGAAGCAGTATTGGCAGATCATCATGCCGCTCACGCTACCAGCACTTGCGGCGCTGGCGACGCTGGAATTCACCTGGATCTATAACGACTTCTTCTGGGCGGTGGTGCTGGAGCAGCAAGGCGCTGACCGGCCGATCACCTCATCGCTGGCCAACCTGGGCGGCGAATTTTTCACCGACGACAACCTGATCGCAGCGGCGTCGGTCTTCGTAGCGCTGCCGACTCTGGTCGTCTACTTCGCTCTGCAGCGGTATTTCATCTCAGGTCTGACCATCGGGGCCGAGAAGGGGTAG
- a CDS encoding sugar ABC transporter permease, whose translation MDISNAANTELQESLRPYPAVATRKKSRWFSQFDGRDKWIALAMIGIPTLLHVALVWFPTISSIFLSFTNWKGIRFSDIEWVGLKNYEQIFGAFQKATYQAMLNNLVLLIFLFIGPTAFGILLAYLLDKNIRGTRIYQGVFFTPVVLSLAVVGFIWKSVIYSTENGLATQLFGDGKSVDWLGNQSFLIPIGDTYGVSRNFVAILIAIAWRHSGYIMVLYLAGLKSVDPTLREAALLDGSNEWQTFRHVIFPSLKPVNVVVLVITVIEALRAFDIIFVLNTPRKTEVLSILTTNNLLGEGGGNVGRGSAYATILFVLCFGFVIWYVTNHYRNTQEGADS comes from the coding sequence GTGGACATCTCCAACGCCGCAAACACCGAACTTCAGGAATCCCTGCGCCCCTACCCGGCTGTAGCGACCAGGAAGAAGTCGCGTTGGTTCAGCCAGTTCGACGGGCGGGACAAATGGATCGCGTTGGCGATGATCGGCATCCCAACGCTGCTGCATGTGGCGCTGGTCTGGTTTCCGACGATTAGCTCGATCTTCCTCTCTTTCACCAACTGGAAGGGGATCCGCTTCAGCGATATCGAGTGGGTCGGGCTAAAGAACTATGAACAGATTTTCGGGGCGTTCCAGAAGGCCACCTACCAGGCAATGCTCAACAACCTGGTGTTGTTGATCTTCCTCTTTATCGGACCGACCGCGTTTGGCATTCTGCTGGCGTATTTGCTCGACAAGAACATCCGAGGCACCCGCATCTATCAGGGTGTCTTCTTTACGCCGGTGGTGCTCTCGCTCGCAGTCGTCGGCTTCATTTGGAAGAGCGTCATCTACTCGACCGAAAACGGTCTCGCGACCCAGCTCTTCGGTGACGGAAAGTCGGTCGACTGGTTGGGCAATCAGTCGTTCCTGATCCCGATTGGGGACACCTACGGAGTCTCGCGCAACTTCGTCGCCATCTTGATCGCGATCGCCTGGCGGCATTCGGGGTACATCATGGTGCTCTATCTTGCCGGTCTGAAATCGGTCGATCCGACGCTGCGGGAAGCAGCGCTGCTGGACGGCAGCAACGAATGGCAGACCTTCCGCCATGTCATCTTCCCATCGCTCAAGCCGGTCAATGTGGTCGTGCTGGTCATCACGGTCATCGAAGCGTTGCGCGCCTTCGACATCATCTTCGTGCTCAACACGCCGCGCAAGACCGAAGTGCTCTCCATTCTGACGACAAACAACCTGCTGGGTGAAGGCGGCGGCAATGTGGGCCGCGGATCGGCGTACGCCACCATCCTCTTCGTCCTCTGCTTCGGTTTCGTGATCTGGTATGTCACCAATCACTATCGCAACACGCAGGAAGGAGCCGATTCATGA
- a CDS encoding ABC transporter substrate-binding protein, with product MSTRRSEFSPRASVAGYQLGRRGLLKAGAGMAGAAALGMKLDPRFASAAQLDLGSATGEVSFGSNYSNEVDSQAIKAAVESIPNPNVTVKINTTDHNTYQENITTYLQNPDDVLCWFAGYRMRYFADQGLLGPIDDVWGQGLNETMTEAFKLASTGDDGLLYFVPFYYYAWGIYYRPSVFEANGWTPPTNLDELKALAEAMQTAGITPFAFGNDGRWPAMGTFDQLNFRLNGYQFHVDLMAGKESWTDDRVKNVFQMWTEFLPWHQENPNGRTWEEAAATLVDGTSGMMTIGTFVGSQFPDADTSDLDFFVWPELNPEFGIGTVEAPIDGFLMAKDPKNPEGAKELLYHLGTAAGQEAYIAVNPSVVATAADVDPSGYTPLQLKVLEAVSSATGVTQFLDRDTSPEFASNVAGQAFADFIADPSSIDGILEDMQAQAEVIFEQ from the coding sequence ATGTCGACTCGACGCAGTGAGTTCTCACCCCGTGCCTCGGTGGCCGGCTATCAGCTTGGACGCCGTGGGTTGTTGAAGGCCGGAGCCGGCATGGCAGGAGCGGCAGCGCTCGGAATGAAGCTCGATCCCCGCTTCGCCAGCGCCGCGCAACTCGATCTCGGATCGGCCACTGGCGAAGTCTCGTTCGGCTCGAACTATTCGAACGAGGTGGATTCGCAAGCGATCAAGGCCGCCGTCGAATCAATTCCGAACCCGAACGTCACCGTCAAGATCAACACGACGGACCACAACACCTATCAGGAGAACATCACCACCTACCTGCAGAACCCGGACGATGTCCTCTGCTGGTTCGCCGGTTACCGCATGCGCTACTTCGCCGATCAGGGGCTGCTCGGCCCGATCGACGATGTTTGGGGGCAGGGTCTGAACGAAACGATGACCGAGGCCTTCAAGCTCGCGTCCACTGGCGACGACGGACTCCTCTACTTTGTGCCGTTCTATTACTACGCCTGGGGCATCTACTATCGGCCGAGCGTGTTCGAGGCGAATGGCTGGACTCCTCCGACCAACCTGGACGAGCTCAAGGCGCTGGCCGAAGCGATGCAAACCGCGGGCATTACCCCATTCGCCTTTGGCAATGACGGCCGCTGGCCGGCGATGGGCACCTTCGACCAGCTCAACTTCCGCCTCAACGGGTACCAGTTCCACGTGGACCTGATGGCCGGCAAGGAAAGCTGGACCGACGACCGCGTCAAGAATGTCTTCCAGATGTGGACCGAGTTCCTCCCGTGGCACCAGGAAAACCCGAATGGCCGCACATGGGAAGAGGCCGCCGCGACGCTTGTCGACGGTACGTCCGGCATGATGACCATCGGCACCTTTGTGGGATCGCAGTTCCCGGATGCCGACACCTCCGATCTCGACTTCTTCGTCTGGCCGGAGCTCAATCCGGAGTTTGGCATTGGCACGGTCGAGGCCCCGATCGACGGGTTCCTGATGGCCAAAGATCCCAAGAACCCGGAAGGGGCCAAGGAACTGCTGTATCACCTGGGTACCGCCGCTGGGCAAGAGGCGTACATCGCCGTGAATCCGAGCGTGGTGGCAACCGCCGCCGATGTCGATCCGAGCGGGTATACCCCCTTGCAGCTCAAGGTGCTGGAGGCAGTGTCGAGCGCGACGGGTGTGACCCAGTTCCTGGACCGCGACACCAGCCCAGAATTCGCCTCGAACGTGGCGGGTCAGGCGTTTGCCGACTTCATTGCCGATCCGAGCAGCATCGACGGCATTCTCGAGGACATGCAGGCTCAGGCCGAGGTCATCTTCGAGCAATAG